One genomic region from Sphingobacterium multivorum encodes:
- a CDS encoding SusC/RagA family TonB-linked outer membrane protein, which translates to MINCHYFSNQWKRAFWTGSLCSLVALSPQIVDATTLASYGILFQQEQSVSGTVHDESGMPIPGVTVSVNGTKLVTKTDVQGRYKLDKVPASAIINFRMVGKQSMDEAVKGRQTIDITLLNSESNLEEVVVVGYGKQRKETVTGAVATVKGSDLAQSPALNVSNALTGRVPGVTATNGSAEPGYDGSNIKIRGTNTLGNSSPLVVIDGVPAREGGIDRINPRDIENISVLKDASAAIYGARAANGVILVTTRRGKTGKPQFSYTFNQGYSQPTVIPKLTDASQFAAIRNELEIYNLPVEEWSAAYTAINEKGSYNKQGGGVLDAPFKPEDIQKFKDGSDPWGHPNTDWYKATLKNWSPQQRHNLQINGGTEDVKYLMSLGYQNQDAYYKNSATGYKQYDLRINLDANISQYIKTQFGVLGRQENRNFPTKSAGTVFRMLMRGNPTQPAIWPNGMPGPDIENGENPVVITTNATGYDHDKRYYFQTNGQVEITNPWIDGLKLTLNASVDKYVKNQKTWVTPWTLYSWQGAYEADGSTPQLVPGRRGPADPNLNQSNEDQLNILLGGILSFERKFGDHQVNAIAGINRETIDNDKFSAYRRYFLSNAIDYLFAGGEQEKNNDGSAWKRARLNYFGRFGYNYKSKYIAEFLWRYDGSYMFPESERFGFFPGAMAGWVVSEENFWKENVPVINYFKIRASYGQMGNDNIYYDDKLQEYQYFSTYSFGTYIVNDKLAKTLFESRVPNEMITWEVANNYNLGFDFQFLQGKLNFEFDIFKNRRNSILWRKNASIPQSTGMTLPAENIGKVDNKGWEFNLGYRGKVGDLGYTVGVNGGYAKNKIIFWDEAPGAPAWQQSTGKPIKTDIYYVYDGVFRDMEDIANNKLDYSAITKTLRPGDMKYKDFNGDGKITPDDKVRRDKNSDPTFQGGFNFSLTYKDFDLSVLFQGATGGEIRVGTDESGSIGNFVEEFYDKRWSISNPSSVYPRLTDRGNQYYSYNNTYWMRSTDYLRLKNVEIGYNLASSICSKIGIGSLRLYANGMNLITWSKIKMYDPEAVNALGQYYPQARLINFGALLSF; encoded by the coding sequence ATGATTAACTGCCATTATTTCTCAAATCAATGGAAGAGAGCGTTTTGGACTGGATCATTGTGCTCATTAGTGGCCTTGAGTCCCCAAATCGTCGATGCTACAACCCTCGCAAGCTATGGAATTCTCTTTCAACAGGAGCAAAGTGTTTCTGGAACGGTGCATGATGAATCTGGAATGCCAATTCCTGGAGTAACAGTTTCCGTCAATGGAACAAAGCTAGTAACTAAAACCGACGTTCAAGGTAGATACAAGTTAGACAAGGTCCCCGCAAGTGCGATTATTAATTTCCGGATGGTCGGCAAACAATCTATGGATGAAGCTGTAAAAGGAAGACAGACCATCGATATCACACTTCTTAATTCGGAATCGAATCTCGAAGAAGTCGTTGTTGTTGGTTACGGAAAGCAACGCAAAGAGACTGTCACTGGTGCCGTAGCCACTGTGAAGGGAAGCGATCTAGCACAATCACCGGCATTGAACGTTTCCAATGCATTAACAGGACGCGTCCCGGGCGTTACAGCGACCAACGGAAGCGCCGAGCCTGGCTACGATGGTTCCAATATCAAAATCCGAGGAACGAATACACTGGGTAATAGCAGTCCCTTAGTCGTTATTGATGGAGTTCCTGCGCGTGAAGGAGGAATTGATCGTATTAATCCCCGAGATATAGAAAATATCTCGGTTCTAAAAGATGCTTCTGCTGCTATTTATGGAGCCAGGGCAGCCAATGGGGTTATTCTCGTTACGACAAGAAGAGGAAAAACAGGAAAACCGCAGTTTTCTTATACGTTCAACCAAGGATATTCCCAACCTACCGTTATTCCTAAATTGACAGATGCCTCCCAGTTTGCGGCAATTAGAAATGAACTCGAAATTTATAACCTCCCTGTTGAAGAATGGTCTGCTGCTTATACAGCGATCAACGAGAAAGGCAGTTACAATAAACAAGGTGGAGGAGTTTTGGATGCTCCGTTTAAACCAGAAGATATCCAAAAGTTCAAAGACGGATCAGATCCTTGGGGGCATCCCAATACTGACTGGTATAAAGCTACGCTAAAAAACTGGTCACCTCAACAGCGCCACAACCTCCAAATCAATGGCGGTACTGAGGATGTCAAGTATCTGATGTCTTTGGGGTATCAAAATCAGGATGCCTACTATAAAAATTCGGCTACAGGTTATAAACAGTATGACTTAAGGATCAATCTGGACGCCAATATAAGTCAGTATATCAAAACACAATTTGGTGTTTTAGGAAGACAGGAAAACCGAAATTTCCCCACCAAGAGTGCTGGCACGGTCTTTAGAATGCTGATGCGGGGAAATCCAACACAACCAGCAATATGGCCGAATGGAATGCCTGGACCAGATATCGAAAATGGCGAAAACCCCGTGGTAATTACGACCAATGCGACAGGTTACGATCACGATAAACGCTACTATTTTCAAACAAATGGTCAGGTTGAGATTACAAATCCCTGGATAGATGGTCTTAAATTAACACTTAATGCCTCTGTTGACAAATATGTAAAAAATCAAAAAACATGGGTTACACCCTGGACTTTGTATTCTTGGCAGGGCGCTTATGAGGCCGATGGCAGCACACCACAACTGGTTCCTGGAAGACGTGGGCCTGCCGATCCAAATTTAAACCAAAGCAATGAAGATCAACTGAATATCTTACTTGGTGGAATCTTAAGCTTTGAGCGGAAATTTGGTGACCATCAGGTAAATGCTATAGCCGGTATCAACAGAGAAACAATTGATAATGATAAATTCAGCGCGTATCGTCGCTATTTTCTTTCAAATGCGATCGACTATCTTTTTGCCGGTGGAGAACAGGAAAAAAATAACGATGGATCTGCATGGAAAAGAGCGCGGCTAAATTACTTTGGGCGATTTGGCTATAATTATAAAAGCAAGTATATCGCAGAATTCCTTTGGCGTTATGACGGATCGTATATGTTCCCTGAAAGTGAACGGTTCGGTTTCTTTCCAGGTGCCATGGCGGGATGGGTCGTGTCGGAAGAGAATTTCTGGAAGGAAAATGTCCCTGTGATTAATTATTTCAAGATCCGTGCGTCATATGGCCAGATGGGTAATGACAACATCTACTATGATGATAAGTTACAAGAATATCAATATTTTTCAACCTATTCCTTTGGTACTTATATCGTCAATGATAAGCTAGCCAAAACCCTTTTTGAAAGCCGTGTTCCTAACGAGATGATTACTTGGGAGGTTGCCAATAACTATAATTTAGGGTTTGATTTTCAATTTTTACAAGGAAAGCTGAATTTCGAGTTTGATATTTTTAAAAATCGCCGTAATTCCATTCTGTGGAGAAAAAATGCATCAATACCACAAAGTACAGGGATGACATTACCGGCAGAAAATATTGGTAAAGTGGATAACAAGGGTTGGGAATTTAACTTAGGTTATCGTGGCAAGGTGGGAGATTTGGGGTACACGGTAGGTGTGAATGGTGGTTATGCTAAAAACAAAATTATCTTCTGGGATGAAGCCCCAGGCGCCCCTGCATGGCAGCAAAGTACAGGTAAACCTATCAAAACGGATATCTATTATGTCTATGACGGCGTATTCCGTGACATGGAAGATATTGCCAACAATAAATTGGACTATAGTGCCATTACGAAAACTTTACGCCCTGGAGATATGAAATATAAAGATTTCAATGGTGACGGAAAGATTACCCCGGATGACAAAGTAAGGCGAGACAAGAATAGTGACCCAACATTTCAGGGAGGTTTCAATTTTAGTCTGACCTATAAGGATTTTGACTTATCGGTACTATTTCAAGGAGCTACAGGAGGAGAGATACGTGTAGGAACGGATGAATCTGGATCTATCGGAAATTTTGTGGAAGAATTCTATGATAAACGCTGGAGCATCAGTAACCCAAGTAGCGTTTATCCACGTTTGACAGACCGTGGCAATCAATATTATTCTTATAACAATACCTATTGGATGCGGAGCACCGATTATTTGCGGCTTAAAAATGTGGAAATAGGATATAATCTGGCCTCAAGCATTTGTAGTAAAATTGGCATTGGTTCTTTACGTCTATATGCAAATGGCATGAATTTAATAACGTGGAGTAAGATCAAAATGTATGATCCAGAAGCCGTTAATGCATTAGGGCAATATTATCCGCAGGCAAGATTGATTAATTTTGGCGCATTATTATCGTTCTAA
- a CDS encoding GNAT family N-acetyltransferase gives MTINIRPEKSSDTTIVFELIRLAFENEQYSDHQEHILVEKLRRRVEFIPQLSMVAEVEGEIAGYILLTKVKIIDKENQKTSDSLALAPVAVLPQFQGQGIGGKLILGAHQIAKEMGFDEMTADEPI, from the coding sequence ATGACTATAAATATTAGGCCAGAAAAGTCAAGTGACACAACGATTGTATTCGAACTGATCCGACTCGCTTTTGAAAACGAACAGTATAGCGATCATCAAGAGCACATTTTAGTAGAAAAACTAAGAAGGAGAGTAGAATTTATACCACAACTGTCAATGGTAGCAGAAGTTGAAGGAGAAATAGCAGGCTATATACTCCTGACAAAGGTGAAGATTATCGATAAAGAGAATCAAAAAACATCCGATTCTCTTGCCTTGGCTCCTGTCGCTGTGCTACCTCAGTTTCAAGGACAGGGAATTGGCGGTAAGTTAATTCTTGGTGCTCATCAGATTGCAAAAGAAATGGGTTTTGATGAGATGACAGCTGACGAACCTATCTAA
- a CDS encoding polysaccharide deacetylase family protein, translating to MKCSRLFVVLFICSIVFSVTACKDFSNKVLGKGELKDTLTEKLVVKEKIPHLLNRWDSLQKNQIHFTVDSLHPVPIKQQKRELKDSLRKAFDKQPKHIYLTFDDGPLIGSAFIDSIAKEKNIKVSVFLIGKHANMSKGRKRDLARYESNPLIACYNHSYTHANNQYSRFYSNPQNAFADFEKNEKDLHLKHKIVRLPGRNIWIYDNVRKIDLKNGSSTADLLHKNGYTIYGWDVEWRLNSVTGTPIQSQESTLSHIRNYMNNKSSMVPNNVVFLMHDDMFQTRKGQQELSTLIDALKKEGYQFELMQDYPIKY from the coding sequence ATGAAGTGTAGTAGGTTGTTTGTGGTACTTTTCATTTGTAGTATAGTGTTTAGTGTAACCGCATGTAAGGATTTTTCAAACAAAGTCTTGGGAAAAGGCGAACTGAAGGACACACTTACGGAGAAATTGGTTGTTAAGGAAAAAATACCACATTTGTTGAATAGGTGGGATTCGCTTCAGAAAAATCAGATACACTTTACAGTAGATAGTCTACACCCTGTTCCGATCAAACAACAAAAACGTGAGCTAAAGGACTCCCTGCGGAAAGCATTTGATAAGCAACCAAAACATATTTATTTGACTTTTGATGATGGCCCATTAATTGGTAGTGCTTTTATTGATTCTATTGCGAAAGAAAAAAACATTAAAGTGAGTGTATTCTTGATTGGTAAACATGCGAATATGAGCAAAGGAAGAAAACGCGATCTTGCCCGTTATGAATCCAATCCACTTATAGCCTGTTATAATCACAGCTATACGCACGCAAACAATCAATATTCAAGATTTTATAGTAACCCCCAAAATGCTTTTGCTGATTTTGAAAAGAATGAAAAAGATCTCCATTTAAAACATAAAATTGTTCGGCTTCCAGGAAGGAATATTTGGATATATGATAATGTTCGTAAGATTGACCTTAAGAATGGATCCAGCACAGCCGATCTATTGCACAAGAACGGATATACAATTTATGGCTGGGACGTTGAGTGGCGGCTTAATAGCGTTACTGGTACGCCCATACAGAGCCAAGAGTCTACCTTGTCTCATATCCGAAATTATATGAACAACAAAAGCTCAATGGTACCTAATAATGTTGTTTTCTTAATGCATGATGATATGTTTCAAACGCGAAAAGGGCAGCAGGAGTTATCCACTTTAATTGATGCATTAAAAAAAGAAGGCTACCAGTTTGAATTGATGCAAGATTATCCAATTAAGTATTAG
- a CDS encoding succinate dehydrogenase/fumarate reductase iron-sulfur subunit encodes MDLYLKIWRQKDRNATGKLVTYTLTDLNPHMSFLEMLDTLNEQLITGGEEPVEFDHDCREGICGQCGMMINGIAHGPLKHTTTCQLHLRSFKDKDTITIEPFRSAAFHIKKDLKVDRSAFDRIISSGGFVSINTGQAPDATAIPISHELAESAFDSAACIGCGACVATCKNGSAALFTSAKITHMALLPQGKEERSQRVINMIKQMDKESFGHCSNTEACEVECPQGISVLNIARMNFEYNKALFFKKK; translated from the coding sequence ATGGATTTATATCTTAAAATATGGCGACAAAAGGATCGCAATGCTACAGGCAAATTAGTGACGTACACATTAACTGACCTCAATCCGCATATGTCTTTTTTGGAAATGTTGGATACTTTAAATGAACAGTTGATAACAGGAGGAGAAGAGCCCGTCGAGTTCGATCACGACTGTCGTGAGGGAATTTGCGGACAGTGCGGAATGATGATTAACGGCATTGCACATGGGCCCCTTAAGCATACGACGACTTGCCAGTTACATTTACGTTCATTTAAAGACAAGGATACCATTACCATAGAACCTTTTCGTTCAGCCGCATTTCATATAAAAAAAGATCTAAAAGTGGATCGTTCCGCATTCGATCGAATTATTTCTTCCGGTGGATTTGTCTCTATCAATACAGGACAGGCTCCAGATGCAACAGCCATTCCTATTTCTCATGAATTAGCTGAATCGGCCTTTGACTCGGCAGCCTGTATAGGTTGTGGTGCTTGTGTGGCGACGTGCAAAAATGGCAGCGCGGCCCTTTTTACCTCAGCAAAGATCACCCATATGGCACTATTACCACAAGGAAAGGAAGAGCGTAGTCAACGGGTAATAAATATGATCAAACAAATGGATAAGGAGTCCTTCGGTCATTGTTCAAATACAGAAGCGTGCGAGGTAGAGTGTCCACAAGGCATATCAGTACTGAATATCGCACGGATGAATTTTGAGTATAACAAGGCACTATTTTTTAAAAAGAAATAA
- a CDS encoding fumarate reductase/succinate dehydrogenase flavoprotein subunit has protein sequence MILNSKIPEGPLDEKWTRYKKTAKLVNPANRKKLDVIVIGTGLAGSSIAASLGEMGYQVKSFCFQDSPRRAHSVAAQGGVNAAKNYKNDGDSVYRMFVDTLKGGDFRAREANVYRMAECSLNLIDQAVAQGVPFGREYGGYLNNRSFGGVQVSRTFYARGQTGQQLLLGAYQALMRQVGKGTVQLFTRHEMLDVVVIDGKARGVIVRNLDTGDIERHAAHTVVLATGGYGKIYYLSTLAMGCNGSAIWRAHKKGALMASPSWIQIHPTSLPQSGSYQSKLTLMSESLRNDGRIWVPMKEGETREPNAIPEEERDYFLERRYPAFGNLAPRDISSRAAKERIDAGFGIGPLKNAVYLDFAKAISEQGKQKIQEKYGNLFDMYEKITGYDAYSVPMMISPSAHFSMGGLWVDYELMTSLPGLFALGEANFADHGANRLGANSLLQASVDGYFIGPYTIANYLANDIHTGKISTDHIAFERAEEDVRKQIDVFLKIKGSKTVDYFHKTLGKILYDYCGLARNEKGLRYAIEEIRKLKQEFFKDVIVSGEADTLNSELEKAGRVADYFEIGELMCYDALTRNESCGAHFREEYQTADGEALRNDAEYQFISAWLWKGENEEPELVKEPLTFEEIQPTVRSYK, from the coding sequence ATGATATTAAATTCAAAAATACCAGAAGGGCCATTGGATGAAAAATGGACACGCTATAAGAAGACTGCCAAATTAGTTAATCCCGCCAATCGCAAAAAATTGGATGTTATCGTGATTGGTACAGGGTTGGCGGGTAGTTCTATTGCAGCCTCCCTTGGCGAGATGGGGTATCAGGTGAAATCATTTTGTTTTCAGGACAGTCCGCGACGGGCGCATTCCGTTGCAGCGCAGGGCGGGGTAAATGCGGCAAAGAACTATAAAAATGATGGAGATAGCGTTTACAGAATGTTTGTTGACACCTTAAAAGGAGGGGATTTCCGTGCACGTGAAGCAAATGTATACCGCATGGCAGAATGCTCACTTAATTTGATCGATCAAGCTGTAGCCCAAGGAGTTCCTTTTGGACGAGAATACGGTGGCTATTTAAATAATCGCTCTTTTGGCGGCGTACAGGTAAGTCGGACGTTCTATGCAAGAGGCCAAACCGGGCAGCAGCTTCTTTTGGGCGCCTACCAGGCACTTATGCGCCAGGTAGGGAAGGGAACCGTGCAACTTTTTACACGACATGAGATGCTTGATGTTGTTGTTATCGATGGAAAGGCACGTGGTGTTATCGTACGTAATCTAGATACGGGCGATATTGAACGCCATGCGGCCCATACAGTTGTATTAGCAACAGGAGGTTATGGTAAAATATATTACCTATCGACCTTGGCCATGGGATGTAACGGTTCGGCAATCTGGCGCGCACATAAAAAGGGCGCATTAATGGCTTCTCCGAGCTGGATTCAGATTCACCCGACGTCCTTACCACAATCGGGCAGTTATCAGTCTAAATTAACCTTAATGTCGGAGTCTTTGCGCAATGACGGAAGAATATGGGTCCCCATGAAGGAAGGTGAGACGCGAGAACCCAACGCTATTCCGGAGGAAGAACGGGATTACTTTTTAGAACGACGGTATCCCGCATTTGGAAATCTTGCCCCACGGGATATTTCCTCTCGGGCGGCAAAGGAACGGATCGATGCCGGCTTTGGGATTGGTCCACTCAAAAATGCTGTTTATCTTGATTTTGCGAAGGCTATCAGCGAACAGGGGAAACAGAAAATACAGGAAAAATATGGTAATCTATTTGACATGTATGAAAAGATTACGGGATATGATGCTTATAGCGTACCGATGATGATCTCACCGTCTGCACACTTTTCCATGGGCGGTTTATGGGTCGATTATGAGTTGATGACGAGTCTGCCAGGTTTATTTGCGCTTGGCGAAGCTAATTTTGCGGACCATGGTGCAAACAGACTTGGGGCAAATTCACTGCTTCAGGCATCTGTCGATGGCTATTTTATCGGTCCCTATACGATTGCCAATTATTTGGCAAACGATATTCATACGGGGAAAATTTCCACAGATCATATTGCGTTTGAACGTGCTGAAGAGGATGTTAGAAAACAAATCGACGTATTTTTGAAAATCAAAGGCAGTAAAACTGTGGATTATTTCCATAAAACACTGGGCAAAATACTCTATGACTATTGTGGGCTGGCGCGTAATGAAAAAGGGCTTCGCTATGCTATTGAAGAAATTAGAAAGCTAAAACAAGAATTTTTCAAGGACGTTATTGTCAGCGGCGAGGCCGATACTTTAAATAGCGAACTGGAGAAAGCCGGACGCGTAGCAGACTATTTTGAGATTGGAGAACTGATGTGTTATGATGCATTGACGCGAAATGAATCCTGTGGAGCGCATTTTCGGGAAGAATATCAAACTGCAGACGGAGAGGCGCTACGTAACGATGCCGAATACCAATTTATTTCCGCTTGGTTATGGAAGGGAGAAAATGAAGAACCTGAGTTGGTCAAAGAACCGTTGACCTTTGAAGAAATACAACCAACTGTTAGGAGCTATAAATAA
- a CDS encoding succinate dehydrogenase cytochrome b subunit, with protein MLSTLSKKMLMCLTGLFLAFFLLIHFLGNLQLFLPQEQAHLQFNAYSHFLAGNILIKIISYVLYTSIILHALDGLVITLKNKKEGAVYKSDHRGRASKWYSRNMGILGTIILIFLVIHFQNFWYVYKFGATPLDERGNKDLYVLVIAVFQQWWYVLIYVLSMIALCYHLIHGIHSAIRTLGLFHPKFVKWFKILGIGYSVIISLGFAMMPIYIFFTVN; from the coding sequence ATGTTATCTACTTTGTCAAAAAAGATGCTCATGTGCCTGACTGGATTGTTTTTAGCGTTCTTTTTGCTGATTCACTTCCTAGGGAACTTACAGCTATTCTTGCCGCAGGAACAAGCACATTTACAATTTAATGCCTACTCACATTTTCTAGCGGGCAATATCTTGATCAAGATTATCTCTTATGTACTTTATACCAGCATTATCCTTCATGCCTTAGATGGCCTTGTTATTACATTAAAAAATAAAAAGGAGGGAGCTGTTTATAAATCGGATCATCGCGGAAGAGCAAGCAAATGGTACTCGCGTAATATGGGAATTTTAGGTACTATAATTCTCATCTTTTTAGTTATCCATTTTCAGAATTTTTGGTATGTATACAAATTTGGTGCAACCCCGCTTGATGAGCGGGGGAACAAGGACTTATATGTTTTGGTCATCGCTGTCTTCCAACAATGGTGGTACGTCCTTATCTATGTATTATCTATGATAGCCTTGTGTTATCATCTTATTCACGGGATTCATAGCGCAATTCGAACCTTAGGATTATTTCATCCAAAATTTGTCAAATGGTTTAAGATCCTTGGCATTGGCTATTCGGTTATCATTAGTTTGGGCTTTGCCATGATGCCTATTTATATATTCTTTACAGTAAACTAA
- a CDS encoding anion permease, with translation MKEISIKNIAITFLVALILWFIPIPKGVSPEAWHLFAIFAATILGIILKAAPMGTMCMMAIAFTALTQVLAPGDAGKSITKALTGFGDKVIWLIGISFFIARGFIKTGLGNRIAFLFIRVFGKSSLGLAYGLGLADVCLAPAIPSNTARGGGIIYPIMKSMAISFDSVPDKPDTHRKLGSYLTLNSYYMNLIASSMFLTGTASNPMCQKFAANLGIDITWMSWAIAGFIPGIVAFFVVPLVLYKLYPPELKKTGDAPKMAAQKLKEMGPISRNEWLMLLAFFILLALWIFGGSFSIDATTTAFIGLTLLLLTSVLTWEDVKAEKGAWDTIVWFAVLVMMASSLNELGFIGWFSDLIKVQIGDLSWQIAFPVIILVYFFSHYIFASATAHVAAMYAALLGVGVSLGIPPMLLAMMLGFLGSIYGVLTHYGHGPAPVFFGSGYVDLKSWWLRGLEIGIVLLVIYMGVGGLWMKVIGYY, from the coding sequence ATGAAAGAAATCAGTATTAAAAATATTGCCATCACTTTTCTTGTGGCACTCATTTTATGGTTTATCCCAATACCGAAAGGAGTCAGCCCAGAAGCTTGGCATCTCTTTGCTATCTTCGCAGCAACTATTCTTGGGATTATTTTAAAAGCAGCGCCGATGGGTACCATGTGTATGATGGCCATAGCATTTACCGCGCTGACACAAGTGTTGGCCCCCGGAGATGCTGGTAAATCCATTACCAAAGCTTTGACCGGTTTTGGCGACAAAGTTATCTGGCTGATTGGTATCTCTTTCTTTATTGCTCGCGGTTTCATAAAAACCGGTCTTGGCAATCGGATTGCATTTCTTTTCATTCGTGTTTTTGGAAAAAGTTCGCTCGGGTTAGCCTATGGATTGGGACTGGCAGACGTCTGTTTAGCTCCAGCAATCCCGAGCAATACGGCTCGAGGCGGTGGAATTATATATCCAATTATGAAATCCATGGCTATTAGTTTTGATTCCGTCCCCGATAAACCAGATACACATCGGAAATTGGGATCCTATCTTACTTTAAATAGCTATTATATGAATCTTATCGCATCTTCGATGTTTTTGACTGGGACGGCCAGTAATCCAATGTGTCAAAAATTTGCTGCGAACCTGGGAATCGACATTACTTGGATGTCCTGGGCCATTGCGGGATTCATACCTGGTATTGTCGCCTTTTTTGTGGTACCGCTTGTTCTTTACAAATTATATCCGCCTGAATTAAAAAAAACAGGCGATGCGCCGAAGATGGCGGCACAGAAACTAAAAGAGATGGGGCCTATTTCGAGGAATGAGTGGTTAATGCTTTTGGCATTCTTTATCTTATTGGCATTATGGATCTTTGGTGGATCCTTTTCAATTGATGCTACAACGACGGCTTTTATAGGTTTAACGCTACTGTTACTAACCTCTGTGTTGACCTGGGAGGATGTTAAAGCAGAAAAAGGAGCATGGGATACGATTGTTTGGTTTGCTGTGTTGGTCATGATGGCCAGTTCATTAAACGAATTGGGATTCATCGGCTGGTTTAGTGATTTGATTAAAGTACAGATTGGTGATTTGAGCTGGCAAATAGCCTTTCCTGTCATTATTCTTGTTTACTTCTTTAGTCACTACATTTTCGCTAGTGCAACTGCCCATGTAGCAGCGATGTATGCCGCTTTGTTGGGTGTCGGTGTTTCTTTAGGCATTCCACCAATGCTGCTTGCGATGATGCTTGGATTTCTAGGCTCCATCTATGGTGTATTAACACATTATGGCCATGGCCCTGCACCGGTATTTTTCGGAAGTGGCTATGTTGATTTAAAATCATGGTGGTTGCGTGGATTGGAAATCGGTATCGTATTATTGGTGATTTACATGGGTGTTGGTGGATTGTGGATGAAGGTTATAGGTTATTATTAA
- a CDS encoding porin, translating into MKKHYIPLLIACSLLNNLAKGQEVGAEQQSKVDSVKLTKDDTIYPKLQVKGLFQARYLVSGTKDVDVNGLHHSDGSGTDNNFMVKYMRVQMRAQISKRTEVAVLANLADFKSDPKTKVLENAYLKYTFSPKLAITVGQFRPWFGIEETYPIDIIKSLDWSNQYLEFGKLGWASFQIGVAATGETTLGEMPFSYSLSVVNGNGKNQVVDNDNGKQYATRLVFGLSKKYSVNLGLNGGIGEVMKKQVHALGVDLTGNVNFGKRWNLDMQLEAKQAINHNLYYSLDESARTAKLSDYLVRGIYFLPNLRYEVNYFNLSAFELSCRYEYIDPNYKLNANGRQTYTPMFGLEFLKNYGARIQLGLQLDRYKKQTENTSEFNKNLFIIQVQSRF; encoded by the coding sequence ATGAAGAAACATTACATTCCACTCCTTATTGCGTGCTCACTATTGAATAACCTGGCCAAGGGGCAAGAAGTAGGGGCCGAACAACAAAGCAAAGTAGATTCTGTAAAACTAACCAAGGATGATACGATTTATCCCAAGCTTCAGGTAAAAGGTTTATTTCAGGCCAGATACCTTGTGAGTGGCACAAAAGACGTAGACGTTAATGGACTGCATCACAGTGATGGTTCTGGTACGGACAACAATTTTATGGTGAAGTATATGCGTGTTCAGATGCGTGCCCAAATTAGCAAACGCACAGAGGTGGCAGTTTTGGCAAATCTCGCGGATTTTAAAAGCGATCCGAAAACAAAAGTTCTTGAAAATGCTTATTTGAAATATACATTTAGTCCCAAATTGGCGATCACAGTAGGCCAATTCCGTCCCTGGTTTGGTATTGAAGAGACCTATCCGATTGATATTATCAAATCATTGGATTGGTCTAATCAATATCTTGAGTTTGGCAAACTCGGCTGGGCAAGCTTTCAGATCGGCGTGGCAGCGACAGGTGAGACCACGCTTGGGGAAATGCCTTTTAGCTACTCGTTATCCGTGGTAAATGGAAATGGAAAAAATCAGGTAGTCGATAACGACAATGGCAAACAATATGCTACGCGTCTTGTCTTTGGTCTCTCAAAGAAGTATAGTGTTAACTTAGGACTCAACGGGGGTATTGGTGAAGTCATGAAAAAACAGGTGCATGCATTGGGTGTTGATCTAACCGGAAACGTGAACTTTGGCAAGCGCTGGAATCTCGATATGCAGCTGGAAGCAAAACAGGCGATCAATCATAACCTGTATTATTCGTTGGACGAGAGTGCTCGTACCGCCAAATTGAGCGACTACCTTGTACGGGGTATTTATTTTCTTCCAAATTTAAGATACGAAGTAAATTATTTCAATTTGAGCGCTTTCGAGCTATCTTGCCGATATGAATACATTGATCCAAATTATAAACTAAATGCAAATGGACGTCAAACATACACACCGATGTTTGGTCTAGAATTTTTAAAAAATTATGGTGCAAGGATTCAGCTTGGTCTCCAGTTAGACCGGTATAAAAAGCAGACCGAAAATACCAGTGAATTCAATAAGAATTTATTTATTATTCAAGTACAAAGTCGATTCTAA